From Daphnia magna isolate NIES linkage group LG2, ASM2063170v1.1, whole genome shotgun sequence:
AACTAAACAGCACATAATTTACGATCAAAGTGCTGACTTTTCGGGCCTCCTCCATCCGACCCGATGGCCACGGTGGAGGGTGCACGTAGGTAGTTGGTGCTCAAACTGGCGTTCTTTGCAGCTTCACAGGATATTTATTTAAACTCCAGCATGGAAGAGTGAATTTACGTCGTCCCTCGTCTATTTGCCAGTAgatcgagaaaagaaaagaaaaataaataaataaaccatccgaaagaagagaagagaaacataataaaagaaactggtttctccccttttcatttttcctcgtttgatttttcaaaatcataaaagaaaaaagcgaaGAAGTCTTTCTTTACATTTTCGTCtgacaataaataaatatcatCAACTGCTCATTAATATTTCATCACGGACAAGGCCGAGTGGGCAGCGGTCTCTTCTTGACTTGTGTCTATTTGCTTGCGCGCAAGAGGCGGCAGTCGGTGGAACGTTCCGGCGATGGGGCACTCGACAAACGAGGAGAGAACATCGCCCCTCTCGCAAACATGAGGTGGCCGTTTAATGTGTATTTGTTGATTTgggctgaagaaaaaaaaagggccaagAATAGAAGATAGGCAAGggtggaaaaagaaatctgaTGTTGACTCAACACTCGAACGGCGGGCGCCCCATCAGACGCCTCTTGTCTCCACCGACCACCAACCATTAATATAAAGCCTCCTGTACACACCTGAGATTGTTTGACGGAACATCCCCTCCGTTCCTACCTCGTCATCTGGACCAACTGCGTTGTTCACTTTCAAATTTCAGaactgaagaaaaaagggatCGACATGATGACTAGTTCCTtcacaaacacacacagcaGCAGCCTccattcaaaaaagaaaaattctggCTGCGTATTTCAGACGTAATTCGATCttatcatttgtttttcaaagcaACGATTCATTATATAGTCTAGTACACAAATGGGGATTTCAattcacttaaaaaaaatcaggcaAACATATTCACTAAACTTTCAGTCACCTCCGCCACCTCCAGCTCCTCCTGGCCCCATGATAGTCACGGTAGGATGAGGATGCAATCGGCCCGTCTTCCAAGGCCGTCTGGAATAAGCGTTGCCGCTAAAATCATACGATGCGATAGGTTCTATAAACTCCACTTGATTGACTGCATGAAAGTCCGGCGAAACCGGACTTGGGTTCTGATACAGATAGTGATACGGATAAGGATAACGATACgggtaataataataagtgtTGGGTTTCTGTGGAGCCGCTGGCGCAGCTTTCGATAAACGTCGGTTCGTTTGTTGGCCAACCGTGGGATACGGATAATCAAAATAGTACGGATACGTCCAGGATGTGGTGTGTTGCGGCATTCTCCTGTGTGGAAGCACCGGATTATAAATGCCGGCTGTGTCCGTACTGACTGCCGCGCAAGCCGCGCACATCAATGGGATCAAAAGCAGCACGTAAAGGTGCATAATAATCTATAATTAAAATCAACATGATGACATCACCACTGGCGTTGTTATATGAGGACTATTGTCAGGGAGACTTACTTCTCTTTTAAGGGACATCTTATGTAACGTCAACTGGCACGGCTGCTGCTCGAAAGACCTACACATCGATGAGCTTCGAAGCGATTGATAAGAGATAGCTCTCTCTTTCATCTTTTGTTCTGGCCACAAAGTTTTGCGTTCGCTCAACGTTGTGACAATGTCGCACATCACAAATACGCCCTTATCGATCTattaataaatgaaaaaaaataacttggTAGTTGGACATCAGTTCTCTGAATCGTCCGCTATATCAATAGCGGCCAACATTCCGAGAGACGTCAAGCGGAAAAAATGGTAGAAATTGCGCAAACTTttgagatttttgttttcctcccCTTCCTTTAGCATCTTGTTAAGAAATACAGAGAAGGTGCAGTCATGCTGATGCGttaaaaaatatcaaaatctCAAAGAGAAAAACAGTCGACTGCCACGGCGTTTTCCCGACAACATAAATCAACGAGATCCGCAGCGAGAACGCAGTCGACTAGTTGGCAGCCATCAAAGCCATCTAGAAAACACAAGGAGGTAAAGGAACGTTGTGGAATACCAAACATAAATTAGCAACTGGCAAGCGGAGaaacaacaaaaccaaaaaaccaaaaaaaaaacaaacaaaacattgaCAACACAAATCGGAATATGCGTAGATTATGAATTTCGCAACTCGAGGTGGTGCATACGAAGAGCTAAAAAAGAATGTTGATGAGCTGCATGTTTAACGATTTCCCGTCACTTTGTTGCCGTGTGTGACGTGTGGCCAGAATGTCTTCCGTCATATTAAAAGAACGTATAGCCAATGAGAGAAACGGACGAGAATAATCACCGGGGAATGCGCGTTCTAAAGACGGACGTCAAAGAAAAAGGGCAGCAAAAATGTGGaagtaagaaagaaaaaaaaaaaagacacaaggttatttgttgtgtgtgtgtgtgtgtgtttgctggGATTGAGAATATAAATGTGTAGagcgaagaaaaaagataagaGATCAGCAGACGCCGAGTCATTGCCGCCCCATCGGCTAGAGCTAGGCAGGGGGGCCCGAACAAACAAATCAACTCTCTGCttcgtttttcctttctctccGCAAgacttccccctttttttaaattttattttccataCCCGGATAGAataagaaagaagagagattgatttttttttttttgttcatcatTTTTACCTTGTTTGAACATAATCATTTTCTTGAGCTTGCTGCTggccctctttttttttctttgatatgGAACCAGTGCGCGCCCTCAAAGTTGTGGTGTTCACTCAGGCGAGATAGACATGTACGTATACGGcgtgtggttttttttttctttttcttttcttttttaggtacACACCAGCAGATACAGGTAGCAGTTTCACCTGAGGTATATAGTAGATGATCAATCCGTTGTCGGAAAATTCATTGCCCAGCAGAAATGTAGTTTCATCCATCCccaaacacacacagaaataaataaagaagaTGCCCTCTGTTGATGGATGGATTAAGAACTGGCTAGCGCAATGTTTTACACCGCTAGAAGCGGGTTGAttctctgttgttttttttaaaacagaaaTCCCAATCAACTCGTCGCCAGGTTGCGTGTTTGGATGGCTACATAAATAATCAGACTGTAACTAGAGCTGCTGCTCTTTTTAGTCCTTCGATCACGTCATCATCCCCCCCTCCAAATGCTAATgatatctttcttttttaccccTTATGTTTATCTCTGACCCGTGTGTCCTGAAAATTAAGGGGCCGGACAGAGAGGCCTCTCATcatttattcaaaaacaagGAACGGCACGAGAGGTAACGGGGGATATAGCAAAAACTGGCGCTTTGGCTCAATTCGCCATCTGTCTGCCAATCTGTTATTGCGATTACCTCCACCCCAACTGTTGTCTATATACGTAtagtttgttttcattgttcAAACCACTAGCCACGTGATTGCCGAATGCGCATTCCCAGGAGACAGAGGAATGCAGTCTTCCCACCTACATTTgctcatcttcttttttttttcattcctgaCCTCCTACACTCAGGTTA
This genomic window contains:
- the LOC116916951 gene encoding uncharacterized protein LOC116916951; translation: MCDIVTTLSERKTLWPEQKMKERAISYQSLRSSSMCRSFEQQPCQLTLHKMSLKREIIMHLYVLLLIPLMCAACAAVSTDTAGIYNPVLPHRRMPQHTTSWTYPYYFDYPYPTVGQQTNRRLSKAAPAAPQKPNTYYYYPYRYPYPYHYLYQNPSPVSPDFHAVNQVEFIEPIASYDFSGNAYSRRPWKTGRLHPHPTVTIMGPGGAGGGGGD